In Streptococcus porcinus, the genomic window CAACACTTTTTAGAATCTCAATACCAAATCAAAATTCCAGGACAGATGTATTTAAAACGTGATGATACGTTGCCAATAGCTGGGACTATTAAGGCTCGCGGAGCTATTTATGAGGTGCTAAAACATGCTGAAACATTAGCGTTGGAAGCAGGGATGTTAAGTGGCTATGATGATGATTATCGGAAATTTGGCAGTCCTGAATTCAAAGAGTTCTTCAGTCAGTACAAGATTATGGTTGGCACTACTGGAAATTTGGGAATCAGTGTCGGTATCATGGGTGTTTCACTTGGTTTTGAAGTGGTTATTCACATGTCCTACGATGCTAAGGAGTGGAAGAAACAATACTTGCGCGATCATGGTGTTGTCGTTATTGAACATAAGACAAATTTCACTGAGGCAGTTAATCAAGGCCGTGCTGAGTCCGATGCAGATCCCAAATCTTACTTTGTAGATGACGAGCATTCGGTGGATCTATTCTTAGGCTATACTGTTGGACCTTGCCGATTGAAGAAACAGTTGGAAGAAAAAAAGATTCTCGTCGATGAAGACCATCCACTCTTTGTCTTCTCACCATGTGGTATTGGTGGCAGTCCTGGCGGTACAGCCTTTGGTTTGAAACAGATATATGGTGATCACGTTCACTGTTTCTTTGCTCAACCAACACATATGCCGTCCATGTTGGTTGGCCTATTAACCAAAGAATACTCTAAGGTTTCTGTGGCTGATTTTGCTATTGATGCGAAAACAAATATGGATGGTTTAGCTGTTCCTAGAACGTCTGGTTTTGTAGCTGAATTGATGCATCATTACTTTAATGGGGGAATTACCATTTCTGAAGAGCACCAAAAACTCTTCTTGACAAAAATGATTGATTTAGAAGACATTCACTTAGAACCGGCAGCTCTAGCGGGTACTATTGGACCAGCAATGCTCTTTGGAACAGAAGAAGGCCGTGCCTATCTGAAAGCTTATGACTTGGAAGACAAGATGCAAAATGCAACCTATATTGCATGGGCGACTGGTGGTAGTATGGTGCCAAAAGCAGATATGGAAGAGTTCTACCAAGAAGGTAAATAAAGCCATTCTGATGATGTCTCTAGCAGAATTAGCTTTGAAATGGTCTAGCTAAACTAGGGACAAGTAACATAGCATTAGGGGAGGCCTATTTCTGGGTGGTAGATGGTTAGTGACTTTTTGTTTCGCTACTAAACTAGCCATCAGGAAATAAGCCTCTCTTTTCTATTTATAAAAACATGAGAACAAGGGTGTTTGGTTGGCATGCGGTGACTGTTGTCAGTGCCTATAGATGAGGAGAAGAACGTGACAAATTCTATCATATCAAAGATGACCTCTATTGAGCTGGAAGCTAAGGCCATTTATGAAGATTATGAAACTAAAAAATTAGCACATGCTATCCAGTTTAAAGATAAGTTGGAAGCCTTAAGGCTGAGTTATGACCTAGAGACACAAAAACAAGTAGAAGATTTAAAAGAGGCTCTGGCTAAGGAATTGGCTCAAGAAGAAGCAGCCACTTTAGCAAGGCAACAAGCACAAGAAAGAGCTATTGAGCTTTTTTTGGCTGATCAAAAAGAGCACTTGGTTGATCAGATTGTGGACAGGGTGGTAGAAAAATATGGCTATTAGTCAAATGAAGAAACTGTCTATTATCTTAGAGCAAGATATCCTAGATCAGTTTTTACAATTTTTACAGCAAAGGCAAGTCGTTGAAGTACGGAATGTTCGCCAGTTAGATGAATGGCAGGAAGCTTTTCAAGAAAGGACTGATACTTGTCCTAAAATATGGCAATTTGCTGATAAGTCTGAAGGGAATTTAGAAGGCAATCAGACTTTAGCCTATTTTAGACGGCAAGAAGAAGAAATCAAAGACGTCATCAAAGCATTAACAGGTATTATCCCGCCTAAAAGTAAATTGGCCACTCTCAAAAAGCAAAAACCCTCTATTCAGTTTGAGGATTTAGAAGATTTAAAGCGACAAAAAGAGGTTAAGGAGCTTCTTTGTTATTATCAGGAAAAAATACAGAGACTGAAAACGATTAACCAGGCTTTGGAAGGGCTTGATGTGGAATTAAAAGATCTTAGAAAATGGGAGCAGTTAAAAATTGTACCCCGAGATCTTGCTGATTTAAACGTTTTAGCTGGTCAGATTGGTACCATTCCAAGTACAGCGGATGATAGTTTTTACCGCCAATTACTGGCTAATCCTCATATTGTATTGGAGAAAGTCTTTCAGACAGAGTTAGAGTATGGAGTTCTTTTGTTTTGGGATAAGCAACAAACAGTCGCTCTGGAAGATTACCATTTTAAAGCACTTGATTATCCCTATCAGTTGTTACCAGCTGAGTTACTCTTAGAAAAAGAAAAGGCCATTAAGGCCTATAAGGCTGAAAAAGAACAGCTAGTGTTAGAATTATCTAATTCAGCAGACCAGATGGAAGAACTCTATATTCAGCTAGACTATTGTAGTACTTTAAACTTACGGCAAAGTGCCAAGCAGTTGCTAGCTAGGAGTTGCTATTTAGTTGCTATTGAAGCATGGATTGAAGCAGACCAAGTAAGGGGACTAGAAATGGCGGCTCAAGACCAATTTGGCTGCTCGGTTTATATACAAGCTACTGATGTTGAACAAGCGGAGTGGGATGAGGTGCCGATTAAACTTCGTAACCACACTATTATTGAGCCGTTTGAGTTAGTAACGGAAATGTATGCTTTGCCTAAGTATTATGAAAAGGATCCGACTCCTCTTTTAGCTCCTTTTTATTTTACGTTTTTTGGGATGATGGTAGCTGATCTAGGTTATGGTCTTCTCTTAGGTTTAGTGGCCAGTCTTGCTCTAAATTTGGGTAATCTAGATGTTAAAAAGAGACGATTTCTTAAATTTTTTAGGACACTTGGTGTTGCAGTCGCCTTATGGGGACTGATTTATGGTTCTTTTTTTGGTTTTGGTTTGCCTGTCCATCTGCTATCAACAACCAGAGATGTGATGTCCATTCTTATCTTATCAGTCATCTTCGGTTTTGTGACAGTGATTGTTGGTTTGCTTTTGAATGGCTTACAGCAAGTAAAAATGAGGGATTATGCACAAGCTTATAGTTCAGGCTTTGCTTGGTGTTTGATATTAGTAGGGTTATTTTTAATGGCAATAGGCTTACTGATACCTTGGCTAGGCTTTTTAATCACAACTGGGAAATGGTTAGCTATTGTAAATGCTATAGGAATTGTCCTTGTTGCTGTGCTAAAATCTAAAAATTTTGCAGGTTTAGGAGTGGGTTTATACCAACTCTATAATATTAGTTCCTATATTGGCGATTTGGTAAGTTTTACGCGTCTTATGGCTTTAGGGCTATCGGGAGCAAGTATCGGATCAGCTTTTAATTTAATTGTGAGCATTTTTCCTCCTTTAGGGCGATTTACGATAGGTATTGTGATTTTTGTTTTTTTACATGCTATTAATATTTTCTTGTCCTTATTATCAGGATATGTTCATGGTGCTAGACTAATGTTTGTTGAATTTTTTGGTAAGTTCTATCAAGGTGGAGGCAGAGCTTTTAACCCCTTAAAAGTAGCTAATAAGTATGTGGTCATTAAGAAAGAAAGTCAAATGGAGGAAGAATAATATGGAACAGTTAGCAAGTTATTTTACAAGTCACGGAGGCGCTTTTTTTGCCGCCTTGGGGATTGCTATTGCGGTTGGTTTTAGTGGCATGGGCTCAGCTTATGGTGTTGGGAAAGCGGGTCAGGCTGCCGCTGCTTTATTAAAAGAAGAACCAGATAAATTTGCATCAGCCTTAATTTTGCAACTATTACCAGGAACGCAAGGCTTGTACGGTTTTGTTATTGGTATTTTAATTTGGTTACAATTAACTCCCAACTTAGCTCTTGAGCAGGGAGTGGCTTACTTTTTTGTTTCTCTACCAATAGGACTTGTTGGTTACTTTTCTGCTAAGCATCAAGGAAATGTAGCAGTGGCTGGGATGCAAATTTTAGCCAAGCGTCCTGAGGAATATATGAAGGGAGCTATCTTAGCTGCTATGGTCGAAACCTACGCTATCTTAGCCTTCGTTGTGTCCTTTATATTAACATTGCGGGTTGGTTAGGCTTGTGTGTTATTTAGGACAAGTCAGGCTGAGGCTGCTTAGTGTGTTTGAAGGGAGGATTGTATGAGTGATATTGAACAACTAAAAGCCACTATTCTTGAACAAGCTCACCAAGATAGCCAAAGGAAATTTAGGGTGGCTATTGAGGAATTGGAACGAGAATTCGAGTTAGATAGAGAAGCTATGCGAACAGAAAAAGAAGCTTATCGCACAGAACAATTGAGAGAGATTAAAAGTCATTTTCAAGTCCGCAGTCAAGAGGGTAGAAATCAGGAAAAGCAGGCTAGTTTATCTTTTAAACAAAAGGTTTTAGGTGACTTATTTGCAAGAGCTTTACAAAAGATGGAAGCTTTTACCAGTGAGCAAGAGCTTTCCTTTTTGAAGGCTGTCCTTATGCAATTTCCCAATCAAAAGATTAGTGTTCAATTGGGAGAAACAACAGCTCAAAAATTGAACCAGCAAGTCTTAGCCAATTGTAAGGATACATTCCCAGAGGTAAGCTTTCGGTCTGAGCTGATTGAAAATGAGTCAGGCTTTGTCTTATCCTTAGGGCAGATTGATTACAATTACCTTTATAAAGAATTGGTAGCTGCTTTATATAGAGACGAAAGTGCGCAGTTTTCAAAGCTTATTTTTAATAGTCACTAGGGGGTCTTATGGATCACGATCAATTTTCACAACTTAATACAAGTATCAGTGTTAAAGAAAAAGACTTCATCTCTGAACAAGAATTCACGATGCTCCTCAATGCAAAAAATAAAGAGGAACTGAGTCTCTTGTTACAAAAAACACCCTATTCTATAAACATTACTGATTTAGATAATTTAGACACTGTTGAGAAGGTATTAATGAAAGAGTTGGAAAAGACTTTTAAGTGGGTCTCTGCTGAGTGTCCAGTTCCTGAGATTGTGGACTTGTTTATCCTGCCCTACCTTTACCACAATGTCAAAGTTCTTCTCAAAGCAAAGGCTAGTCAAAAGAATTTAGATCATTTATTGATTCCTTTTGGCGGAACTTCTTTACCAGCTTTGCAGCATCTTGTGAGGACTTTAAAGTCTGATTATTTTCCTGCTTATTTTGAGGAGGAAATCCAGTCTATTTGGGAAGAGTATGTTGATTATGGGGATAGTCGGGTAATTGAAATTGGGGCTGATTTAGCTTATTTTAAACACCTGCGGCGAATTGCAGAGCAGTTAGATGACCCCGTTTTTGATAAGGCAGTGGATATTCTAACAGACTCCTATAATGTGCTGACGCTGATGCGTGCAAGAAACTTGAACAAGTCAGATGGCTTCATTAAACAATTATTAACAGAACAATCAAGCTTAACCTACCAAGAGCTTACTTGCGGCCCTATTTATCAGACCTTAAGTAGTTGGTATAACCAATTACTCCCAGAGAATTATTCAAGTAGGCTAGCTAATTATGAGCAAAAAATAGCTAAGGGGGAGCTAAGCATTAGGGAATTGGAAGAATTAGTTGATCTTTTAATCTTTTATCTCTTTGATGATAGTAAATTTACTTGCCAAGGCCCTTATCCAGTAGCTCGTTTTCTTTTAACAAAGTTATTTGAAATCAAGAACTTACGGTTAATCTTATCAGCCAAGGTAAATCAGCTACCGCTTGATTTGGTAAAAGAAAGGTTGAGACCCTTTTATGAATACTAAAACCTATAAAATTGCTGTTGTGGGAAATCGGGATCTAATTCTACCATTTCATATGATTGGTTTTCAGACTTTCCCTGTTATTGAAGCACAAGAGGCAACTAATACTTTACGTCAGTTAGCAAAGGCTAACTTTGGCATCATTTATGTAACAGAAGACATTGCACAGCTTATCCCAGAGACAATAGCGCGTTATGATAAAGAACTGATGCCAGCCATTATTTTACTTCCAAGTTATAAGCACAAAGAAAGAATTGCGTTAAATCGGCTTCAGGAGCGTGTTGAAAGAGCTGTTGGGCAGAATATCTTATGAGGTTTTGGATAGGATCCCAAGTAAATAGTAAAAAGGAGAAAAAGTTGAGCCAAGGAAAAATTATAAAAGTTTCAGGCCCTCTAGTGGTTGCATCGGGCATGGCAGAAGCTAATATTCAAGATATCTGTCGGGTAGGTAAGCTTGGACTTATCGGTGAAATTATTGAAATGCGAAAAGATCATGCTTCGATCCAAGTCTATGAAGAAACGTCAGGGGTTGGTCCCGATGAACCTGTAGTGACGACCGGCGAACCCTTATCTGTAGAATTGGGTCCGGGTTTGTTGGCTGAGATGTTTGATGGCATTCAAAGGCCTTTGGAACGGTACCAAAAGACTACCCAGAGTGACTTTTTATTGCGAGGTATTCATATTCCGAGTTTGGATAGGACACGCTTATGGACTTTTGTGGCGACTGTGGAACTTGGCGGTCAGCTTGTGGCTGGTGATATTGTGGGCTACGTTCAAGAAACAAAGGTTATTGAGCATCGGATTATGCTTCCTCCTCATGTTTCAGGGGAGCTGATTGCTATTCAATCTGGAGATTTTAGTGTTGACGATATTGTTTATCAGATTAAGCAAGATGATGGCACTATTTACCAAGGGACTTTAATGCAAAAATGGCCGGTAAGAAAAAATAGGCCGACCAAACAAAAACTCATTCCGAAGGAACCTTTGGTTACGGGGCAGCGCGTTATTGATACTTTCTTTCCTGTGACTAAAGGCGGCGCAGCGGCAGTTCCTGGACCTTTTGGTGCGGGAAAAACAGTTGTTCAGCACCAAATAGCCAAATTTGCGAATGTTGATATTGTTATTTATGTTGGCTGTGGTGAACGTGGCAATGAAATGACGGATGTTTTGAATGAATTCCCTGAGTTAATTGATCCTACGACAGGTCAGTCAATTATGGAACGAACAGTCTTAATTGCCAATACTTCTAATATGCCAGTAGCAGCTCGCGAAGCCTCT contains:
- a CDS encoding V-type ATP synthase subunit A, whose product is MSQGKIIKVSGPLVVASGMAEANIQDICRVGKLGLIGEIIEMRKDHASIQVYEETSGVGPDEPVVTTGEPLSVELGPGLLAEMFDGIQRPLERYQKTTQSDFLLRGIHIPSLDRTRLWTFVATVELGGQLVAGDIVGYVQETKVIEHRIMLPPHVSGELIAIQSGDFSVDDIVYQIKQDDGTIYQGTLMQKWPVRKNRPTKQKLIPKEPLVTGQRVIDTFFPVTKGGAAAVPGPFGAGKTVVQHQIAKFANVDIVIYVGCGERGNEMTDVLNEFPELIDPTTGQSIMERTVLIANTSNMPVAAREASIYTGITIAEYFRDMGYSVAIMADSTSRWAEALREISGRLEEMPGDEGYPAYLGSRIAEYYERAGRFKLLGSDAREGSITAIGAVSPPGGDISEPVTQNTLRIVKVFWGLDAPLAQRRHFPAINWLTSYSLYKDEVGRYICQHQEADWPQKVREAMAILQEESRLEEIVRLVGMDSLSEQDRLTLAIARQIREDYLQQNAFDVADTFSSFSKQAAMLSNILLFKEEASKALQLGAYFSEIMEGTIDLRDRMARSKFILEENIKQIEEIGLEMKASIQAILEKGGV
- a CDS encoding V-type ATP synthase subunit F: MNTKTYKIAVVGNRDLILPFHMIGFQTFPVIEAQEATNTLRQLAKANFGIIYVTEDIAQLIPETIARYDKELMPAIILLPSYKHKERIALNRLQERVERAVGQNIL
- a CDS encoding V-type ATP synthase subunit K, translating into MEQLASYFTSHGGAFFAALGIAIAVGFSGMGSAYGVGKAGQAAAALLKEEPDKFASALILQLLPGTQGLYGFVIGILIWLQLTPNLALEQGVAYFFVSLPIGLVGYFSAKHQGNVAVAGMQILAKRPEEYMKGAILAAMVETYAILAFVVSFILTLRVG
- a CDS encoding V-type ATPase subunit: MDHDQFSQLNTSISVKEKDFISEQEFTMLLNAKNKEELSLLLQKTPYSINITDLDNLDTVEKVLMKELEKTFKWVSAECPVPEIVDLFILPYLYHNVKVLLKAKASQKNLDHLLIPFGGTSLPALQHLVRTLKSDYFPAYFEEEIQSIWEEYVDYGDSRVIEIGADLAYFKHLRRIAEQLDDPVFDKAVDILTDSYNVLTLMRARNLNKSDGFIKQLLTEQSSLTYQELTCGPIYQTLSSWYNQLLPENYSSRLANYEQKIAKGELSIRELEELVDLLIFYLFDDSKFTCQGPYPVARFLLTKLFEIKNLRLILSAKVNQLPLDLVKERLRPFYEY
- a CDS encoding D-serine ammonia-lyase, which encodes MSLETWKKEIPELEKVMNYEELFWMNDSYQGVDAANKVSQFGKADIKDAEDRLKRFAPYFADNFECTRANNGIIESAISEIPEFQHFLESQYQIKIPGQMYLKRDDTLPIAGTIKARGAIYEVLKHAETLALEAGMLSGYDDDYRKFGSPEFKEFFSQYKIMVGTTGNLGISVGIMGVSLGFEVVIHMSYDAKEWKKQYLRDHGVVVIEHKTNFTEAVNQGRAESDADPKSYFVDDEHSVDLFLGYTVGPCRLKKQLEEKKILVDEDHPLFVFSPCGIGGSPGGTAFGLKQIYGDHVHCFFAQPTHMPSMLVGLLTKEYSKVSVADFAIDAKTNMDGLAVPRTSGFVAELMHHYFNGGITISEEHQKLFLTKMIDLEDIHLEPAALAGTIGPAMLFGTEEGRAYLKAYDLEDKMQNATYIAWATGGSMVPKADMEEFYQEGK
- a CDS encoding V-type ATP synthase subunit I, with translation MAISQMKKLSIILEQDILDQFLQFLQQRQVVEVRNVRQLDEWQEAFQERTDTCPKIWQFADKSEGNLEGNQTLAYFRRQEEEIKDVIKALTGIIPPKSKLATLKKQKPSIQFEDLEDLKRQKEVKELLCYYQEKIQRLKTINQALEGLDVELKDLRKWEQLKIVPRDLADLNVLAGQIGTIPSTADDSFYRQLLANPHIVLEKVFQTELEYGVLLFWDKQQTVALEDYHFKALDYPYQLLPAELLLEKEKAIKAYKAEKEQLVLELSNSADQMEELYIQLDYCSTLNLRQSAKQLLARSCYLVAIEAWIEADQVRGLEMAAQDQFGCSVYIQATDVEQAEWDEVPIKLRNHTIIEPFELVTEMYALPKYYEKDPTPLLAPFYFTFFGMMVADLGYGLLLGLVASLALNLGNLDVKKRRFLKFFRTLGVAVALWGLIYGSFFGFGLPVHLLSTTRDVMSILILSVIFGFVTVIVGLLLNGLQQVKMRDYAQAYSSGFAWCLILVGLFLMAIGLLIPWLGFLITTGKWLAIVNAIGIVLVAVLKSKNFAGLGVGLYQLYNISSYIGDLVSFTRLMALGLSGASIGSAFNLIVSIFPPLGRFTIGIVIFVFLHAINIFLSLLSGYVHGARLMFVEFFGKFYQGGGRAFNPLKVANKYVVIKKESQMEEE